Proteins from one Sulfoacidibacillus ferrooxidans genomic window:
- a CDS encoding GNAT family N-acetyltransferase codes for MRLNSERVYIRRMENEDLEALLDLRLRNRHFFKPFQPITLDSHYTVEGQQEILEKIYHDWNSGSGYGFGIFLTNDDRLIGRVNLSNVARGAWESCTLGYFIDENCNGQGFASEAVHLAIGFAFGPAELHRVQAAVMPRNAGSTRVLEKVGFRYEGFSEFYLKINGVWEDHNLYSITRERWNS; via the coding sequence ATGAGACTAAATTCAGAACGGGTTTACATTCGTAGAATGGAGAATGAAGATCTTGAGGCACTGTTGGACTTAAGACTGCGAAATCGTCATTTCTTCAAGCCCTTTCAACCCATTACCTTGGACTCACACTACACGGTGGAAGGACAACAAGAAATTCTGGAGAAAATCTATCACGACTGGAATTCTGGTTCAGGATACGGATTTGGAATTTTTCTGACCAACGATGATCGGCTCATTGGACGAGTTAATCTAAGTAATGTGGCTCGTGGGGCTTGGGAAAGTTGTACACTGGGGTATTTCATTGATGAGAACTGCAATGGACAAGGGTTTGCCTCAGAGGCTGTTCATTTGGCAATTGGTTTTGCTTTCGGACCTGCAGAATTGCATAGAGTCCAAGCGGCAGTCATGCCGCGAAATGCAGGATCGACTAGAGTTCTTGAAAAAGTGGGATTTAGGTACGAAGGATTCTCGGAGTTTTATCTAAAAATTAATGGTGTATGGGAAGACCATAACCTTTACAGTATTACACGAGAGCGTTGGAACTCATAA